The following coding sequences lie in one Epinephelus moara isolate mb chromosome 17, YSFRI_EMoa_1.0, whole genome shotgun sequence genomic window:
- the LOC126404030 gene encoding lysophosphatidic acid receptor 6 encodes MSNTTICHNSTADINIFLVCMYSFIFIVGLIFNLLALVFFFSQTKSRSHTIVYMTNLAIADVLLILTLPMRVYYHLGYEGLPQWLCEVLGLILKANMYGSIFLLTCICFDRCMAVTFPMSARVQGGRKKAPLVCVGIWMFTFGASLPIYLSKSADAKTKECFDSLPVFAIKPVVVFITLFVGFGVPLVIMLICSWGLVRAVRRSSVAQTNLVDSGKIQRMIATSILIFLLSFLPYHATLVFVYMHGVKTSCPTRAAYRYSLMVACLNTVLDPIAYYFTTDTFRRKVDINAFRRMFPLNSQSSDLNNRSRVPNS; translated from the coding sequence ATGTCCAACACCACCATTTGCCACAACAGTACAGCAGACATCAACATCTTTCTTGTGTGCATGTACTCCTTCATCTTCATAGTGGGTCTCATTTTTAATCTCTTagctttggtgtttttttttagtcaaaCCAAATCTAGATCACATACCATCGTCTACATGACAAACCTGGCCATAGCAGATGTGTTGCTCATCCTCACGTTGCCCATGAGGGTCTACTACCATCTGGGATATGAGGGCCTTCCGCAGTGGCTGTGTGAGGTCCTTGGTTTGATCCTGAAGGCCAACATGTATGGGAGCATCTTCCTCCTCACTTGCATTTGCTTTGACCGTTGCATGGCTGTCACCTTTCCGATGTCAGCTCGTGTCcagggaggaagaaagaaagcgCCGCTGGTTTGTGTCGGGATATGGATGTTCACCTTTGGTGCCAGCCTGCCTATCTACCTTTCCAAATCTGCAGACGCTAAAACTAAGGAATGTTTTGATAGCCTGCCAGTCTTTGCCATAAAACCCGTGGTGGTTTTTATCACTCTGTTTGTAGGGTTTGGAGTCCCACTGGTAATCATGCTGATCTGCTCCTGGGGTTTGGTTCGTGCTGTCCGACGAAGCTCTGTGGCCCAGACCAACCTGGTGGACAGTGGAAAGATCCAGAGGATGATTGCCACCAGCATTCTTATTTTTCTACTCAGCTTCCTCCCTTATCATGCCACCCTGGTTTTTGTCTATATGCATGGAGTAAAAACATCATGCCCAACGCGGGCCGCATACCGCTACAGCCTGATGGTGGCATGTCTTAATACAGTACTGGATCCCATTGCATACTATTTTACCACAGATACCTTCAGGAGGAAAGTAGACATAAACGCTTTTCGGAGGATGTTTCCTTTGAATAGTCAAAGTTCTGACTTAAACAACAGGAGCAGAGTGCCTAACAGCTAA